The following are encoded in a window of Plasmodium cynomolgi strain B DNA, chromosome 4, whole genome shotgun sequence genomic DNA:
- a CDS encoding hypothetical protein (putative): MDRKGAERPAGEREKRVAEKHVEEEHLEEEHVAEKHVAEKHVEEEPIREEPIREEPIGEETPVNSDTADGGDRAGQAPTGRRRQWNGRKNRTRSPSACPSVNSCDSAKSDYSCRYLNTDSYGKNVSLCMKCLFTYFEFNSVTNVIYMRHGARTPKKKIQNVWPFKEGKGDLTFLGFQQSIRIGKYLRKYYYSMRKLNSIYNDWGGVSGVESGSHESDEETNMRGGTPTKHTLKGHTLTKHTLTERMGTPQMGRKKKSFKENLRKERRLKETIKLRMSKKSTAGDPCRVLQKRVTHKMSWTPFCQDRTGKEPTAMHVCTNLCANYCGNKKRKRRKWKKQNKNVINVDHSMRNEVPNEDAVRWIHPLVGGGTQTGYLNKDAVDGVWRGKDTLTSSTCEANCLKKHLEKRIDIEKQKRKYDKIVKIINNYLCVKTTSKYDLLDGDMIGGSGMKHLPNSNSILERRKSSLPAQVNFFSQQKDSSVDTHVTQCASSMEGYTDEDNTEELDRSGKMGVKMGVKMGIKMGVKMGIKKDVKEDVKEDVKEDLKEDVKKDVKEDVKMNEAKLLFGVTSCGGDVPIVEKKPEDESDKKRPNDHDEPSNRRSDARTEGGCNWKAENAQSYSDSVNPSWGILNRNLGKGTVRSGAARKGADKLRPSSSLIHNVKTFFEFVLSGEYNSTLFYNKIMKSKGRNERKLEKSCIFFIFESYMRYVQGDWGGLGGLGDWGGLGNLNHLNDLNHFAGYNLLSYLRNIYILCSVVNVAERNSFMLKTLKSNNQYIKRLKNLIFYNSNVYKLLNDHYKEEVSIVYQITKWNSRTYLNRSELLLSEPWANMTQSDVAEDESNIKNRIVKILKKHNSAVYKIKKKLNKSIILKDLRKLNYYSVGVTSRNTSTCEQRKMMQEKIRKMRNQLFFYNKKKNIKIIKQFISAYDSYVYHNVRLMLDMRKAYRNVEVECSSSSESVLRVATPEVGKKEVLSGGDNCGTSGREGRTRKAVAFRDGGDPQRWYHTVQRGGAQRGGAQDGTEKWPHLERPSGLDGRCAGDYSKGEGAHGQGGKRPKGGALDLCEAAHDDLCEAAHDDLCEAAHGDLFEAAHDDLFEAAHDDPPDDPPDDPPDIPPGPPRDTPPDGPPDDPLVNPLVNPLANPRAAKRTDETAEKKEKNKAKRFYKKIYECYKHMCTLEYNNKYLSWLCSGMSLMDVVINFMISVRIYENFKREMAIGCRGGKKKFIPKIIVYLTHQSSILSFQSCVGVKRSSMKIPPFGGFLSLELVHIRKKGGDRRDRARGHGKGHKHRQASSKGLSEVSTKVHNTEVNAKGLSEVSAKAHSEVSAKVNAALQTDSKAKGDPAQLCGTHPLGQLPREAAQGDLPRSTAFDESPARRQSPRVTSEARSADRHNVQTFIRENNTASIFCCKEDCVWKVKRGKGRSGQQEADGYKAEGHQADGHQADGHQADGQKADKQPADADPSVRIPTTQGRKKGTCEDKYESYLPKYSNKIHNFKNLFNLLCYRDSNVDSNVDTLIQLYNVCLSDNCSYVGNRELNGGQEGQCRRRRYFYGYFVKFTFNHYFPLKLKRKKCIKKCRRGGEETGRANGGANGTANGTANGAANGEVKKGTPSAQGEELHQGKEELDAKLEAEEKKKKKESLHKLGREKG; encoded by the exons ATGGATCGCAAGGGGGCAGAACGTCCGGCaggagaaagggaaaagcgCGTAGCGGAAAAGCACGTAGAGGAAGAACACCTAGAGGAAGAACACGTAGCGGAAAAACACGTAGCAGAAAAACACGTAGAGGAAGAACCCATCAGGGAAGAACCCATTAGGGAAGAACCCATCGGGGAAGAGACCCCCGTCAATAGTGACACCGCCGATGGCGGCGACCGCGCAGGGCAGGCCCCCACCGGACGCCGGCGGCAATGGAACGGAAGGAAAAACCGCACCAGGTCGCCATCCGCCTGCCCATCAGTGAACTCGTGCGACTCAGCCAAAAGCGACTACTCCTGTCGATACCTCAACACGGACAGTTATGGAAAAAACGTAAGCCTATGCATGAAGTGCCTCTTTACCTACTTCGAATTCAACAGCGTGACGAATGTTATCTATATGAGACATGGGGCCAGGACcccgaagaaaaaaatacaaaacgtATGGCCATtcaaagaaggaaagggagACCTTACATTCTTGGGGTTCCAGCAGTCAATAAGAATTGGAAAATACTTGAGGAAGTATTACTATAGTATGAGGAAATTGAATTCGATTTATAATGACTGGGGGGGGGTTTCGGGAGTGGAGAGTGGGTCCCACGAGTCGGATGAGGAGACGAACATGAGGGGGGGTACACCCACGAAGCATACACTCAAGGGGCACACACTCACGAAGCACACACTGACGGAGCGTATGGGTAcaccccaaatgggaagaaaaaaaaagagttttaAGGAAAACCTGCGGAAGGAGAGGAGGCTAAAGGAAACAATAAAATTACGGATGAGTAAAAAATCCACCGCTGGTGATCCCTGCAGAGTGTTGCAAAAGAGGGTGACGCACAAAATGAGTTGGACTCCGTTCTGCCAGGACAGAACGGGAAAGGAACCCACCGCCATGCATGTCTGCACAAACCTGTGTGCAAATTATTGTGGgaataaaaagaggaaaaggaggaaatggaaaaaacaaaataagaaCGTTATCAATGTGGATCATTCCATGAGGAACGAAGTGCCAAATGAAGATGCTGTACGTTGGATCCACCCTCTCGTTGGAGGAGGCACACAAACTGGATATCTAAATAAAGACGCGGTTGATGGTGTGTGGAGGGGAAAGGACACACTCACTTCCTCCACGTGCGAAGCGAATTGTTTGAAAAAACATCTCGAAAAAAGGATCGATATAGAGAAGCAAAAACGGAAGTACGataaaattgtgaaaattattaataattatttgtgtGTAAAAACGACCAGCA AGTATGATTTGTTGGACGGAGATATGATTGGTGGAAGTGGGATG AAGCACCTTCCAAATAGTAACAGCATCCTCGAAAGGAGGAAGAGCTCGCTCCCTGCACaggttaactttttttcgcaGCAAAAGGATTCATCCGTAGATACACATGTGACG CAATGTGCTTCCTCCATGGAGGGATACACCGATGAGGACAACACAGAAGAGTTGGAtagaagtggaaaaatgggcgtaaaaatgggcgtaaaaatgggcataaaaatgggcgtaaaaatgggcataaaaaaggacgTAAAAGAGGACGTAAAAGAGGACGTAAAAGAGGACCTAAAAGAGGACGTAAAAAAGGACGTAAAAGAGGAcgtaaaaatgaacgaagcGAAGTTACTCTTCGGTGTGACCAGCTGTGGTGGGGACGTCCCAATTGTGGAAAAGAAGCCGGAAGACGAATCTGACAAGAAGCGTCCAAATGACCATGACGAACCATCGAACAGAAGAAGCGACGCACGTACTGAGGGTGGCTGCAACTGGAAGGCGGAAAACGCGCAGAGCTATAGTGACAGCGTGAACCCAAGTTGGGGCATCCTTAACAGGAACCTTGGGAAGGGAACAGTTCGAAGTGGAGCAGCGCGAAAGGGAGCGGATAAGCTCCGTCCCAGCAGTAGCCTAATCCACAATGTGAAAACCTTTTTCGAGTTTGTCCTAAGTGGAGAATACAATTCAACACTGTTTTACAACAAGATAATGAAGTCGAAAGGTCGGAACGAAAGGAAGTTGGAGAAGtcgtgcattttttttatatttgagTCGTACATGCGGTATGTGCAGGGCGATTGGGGCGGTTTGGGCGGTTTGGGCGATTGGGGCGGTTTGGGAAATTTGAACCATTTGAACGATTTGAACCATTTTGCTGGTTAC AACCTACTCTCCTACCTGCGCAACATCTACATCCTGTGTTCCGTGGTGAATGTAGCGGAGAGAAACTCATTCATGTTGAAGACCCTCAAATCGAATAACCAATACATAAAGAGGTTGAAGaatctcattttttacaactcaAATGTATACAAGCTATTGAATGACCATTATAAGGAAGAAGTGTCGATAGTGTATCAAATAACCAAATGGAATAGCCGAACttacctgaacaggtcagaaCTTCTTCTAAGTGAGCCATGGGCCAATATGACACAAAGTGATGTAGCAGAAGATGAAtcgaatataaaaaatcgtatcgtaaaaatattaaagaaaCATAACTCAGCtgtgtacaaaataaagaagaaattaaataagTCAATAATTTTGAAAGACCTGAGGAAGCTAAACTACTACTCAGTAGGTGTCACTTCGAGGAATACCTCTACTTGTGAACAGAGAAAGATgatgcaagaaaaaattagaaaaatgaggaatcaattatttttttataacaagaagaaaaatattaaaataattaaacagTTTATTAGTGCATATGATTCGTATGTGTATCACAATGTACGTCTGATGTTGGACATGCGGAAGGCGTACAGAAATGTGGAGGTGGAGTGTAGCTCCTCTAGTGAGAGTGTTCTCAGAGTGGCCACTCCTGAAGTGGGAAAGAAGGAAGTCCTGAGCGGAGGGGATAATTGCGGGACGAGTGGAAGGGAAGGACGCACCAGAAAGGCAGTTGCATTCCGTGACGGGGGCGATCCACAGAGATGGTATCATACTGTGCAAAGGGGAGGAGCACAAAGGGGAGGAGCACAAGATGGGACAGAGAAGTGGCCCCACCTGGAGAGGCCAAGCGGGCTGGATGGACGCTGTGCAGGGGATTACTCGAAGGGAGAAGGTGCCCATGggcaggggggaaaaaggccaaaggggggggctCTTGACCTGTGTGAAGCGGCGCATGACGACTTGTGTGAAGCGGCACATGACGACCTGTGTGAAGCGGCGCATGGCGACCTGTTCGAAGCGGCGCATGATGACCTGTTCGAAGCGGCGCATGATGACCCGCCTGACGACCCGCCTGATGATCCGCCCGATATCCCACCTGGTCCACCACGTGATACCCCTCCTGACGGCCCTCCTGATGACCCTCTCGTTAACCCCCTCGTTAACCCCCTCGCTAACCCGCGCGCGGCGAAGAGGACCGACGAGACCgcggagaagaaggaaaaaaacaaagcgaagagattttacaaaaaaatttacgagtGCTACAAACACATGTGTACCCTCGAGTATAACAACAAGTACCTGTCATGGTTGTGCAGCGGCATGTCCTTGATGGACgttgttattaattttatgataagTGTCAGGATCTATGAAAATTTCAAGAGGGAGATGGCAATTGGTTGCaggggagggaagaagaagttcaTCCCCAAAATTATAGTTTATTTAACGCACCAGTCCTCCATTCTGTCCTTTCAGTCGTGTGTAGGGGTTAAGAGGAGCTCCATGAAGATACCGCCATTTGGTGGGTTTCTTTCGCTGGAGCTGGTGCACATAAgaaagaaggggggggacaGGCGCGACAGGGCGCGTGGACACGGAAAGGGGCACAAGCATAGACAGGCGTCTTCCAAGGGGCTCAGCGAGGTGAGCACAAAGGTGCATAATACGGAAGTGAATGCCAAGGGGCTCAGCGAGGTGAGTGCCAAGGCTCATAGCGAGGTGAGTGCCAAGGTCAACGCCGCGCTACAAACGGACAGCAAAGCGAAAGGGGACCCGGCACAGCTGTGTGGTACCCACCCCCTGGGTCAACTCCCCAGAGAAGCGGCACAAGGTGATCTCCCGCGTAGCACCGCGTTCGACGAGTCACCCGCGCGAAGACAAAGCCCACGAGTGACAAGCGAAGCGAGAAGTGCAGACCGACATAACGTGCAAACATTTATTCGAGAAAATAACACGGCGAGTATATTCTGTTGTAAGGAGGACTGCGTATGGAAGGTCAAACGGGGGAAGGGCAGAAGTGGTCAGCAGGAAGCAGATGGGTACAAAGCAGAAGGGCACCAAGCAGATGGGCACCAAGCAGATGGGCACCAAGCAGATGGACAGAAGGCTGATAAGCAGCCAGCAGACGCCGACCCCTCCGTCCGTATCCCCACAACccaggggaggaaaaaaggcacgTGCGAAGATAAATACGAGAGCTACCTACCCAAGTACTCCAAcaaaattcataattttaaaaatttattcaacCTCCTATGCTACAGAGACAGCAACGTAGACAGTAACGTGGATACTCTCATTCAGCTGTACAATGTGTGTCTGAGTGATAACTGTTCGTATGTAGGAAATAGAGAACTGAATGGAGGACAGGAGGGACAGTGTAGAAGGAGGAGGTACTTTTATGGCTACTTTGTTAAGTTTACGTTTAACCATTATTTTCCACTTAAgctgaagaggaagaagtgtATAAAGAAATGCAGGcggggaggagaagaaacaggACGAGCGAATGGGGGGGCGAATGGGACAGCAAACGGGACAGCGAACGGGGCAGCGAACGGGGAAGTGAAGAAGGGGACTCCTTCTGCCCAAGGAGAGGAGTTACAtcaagggaaggaagaacTGGATGCAAAACTCGAAgcagaggagaagaaaaaaaaaaaagaatcgcTACACAAATTGGGAAGAGAGAAAGGATGA
- a CDS encoding hypothetical protein (putative) — protein sequence MIHCMVVFSEQCRFNREEISSLALIQAIVMLLLTLALCNKNIIELNYQINTHPGDNAKWNQLGYFVLNKNQIFNTSNAYEQEKDKLIEQLSRPNFEYVLFQLCDDSDEKTCIQTYVGKKKIQNVDDFFLLIGLNNNYLPYILNYRTSEELEEDTQIFSGMLAVKVLSVSVPITMANLKTEENVAKPKAKSNEQAEKEKPKSFIRKYWIYVAIFFLSLSISKHLTESMQQGASR from the exons ATGATACATTGCATGGTTGTTTTTTCTGAGCAGTGCag GTTCAACCGAGAAGAGATATCCTCCTTGGCCCTGATTCAAGCTATC GTGATGCTACTCCTAACACTAGCACTGTgcaataaaaacataatcgAGCTGAATTATCAAATAAATACCCACCCAGGAGACAACGCAAAATGGAATCAGCTAGGATACTTTGTACTGAACAAGAATCAAATTTTCAACACCTCAAATGCGTATGAACAAGAAAAGGATAAACTCATTGAGCAGTTAAGCAGACCAAATTTTGAATACGTCCTATTTCAATTATGTGACGACTCAGATGAGAAGACGTGCATACAAACATatgtgggaaaaaagaaaattcaaaacGTCGAtgattttttcctacttataggattaaataataattacttGCCCTACATTTTAAACTACAGAACGAGTGAAGAGTTGGAAGAAGACACGCAAATATTCTCCGGCATGCTGGCTGTTAAAGTTTTGTCCGTATCCGTACCCATCACCATGGCTAACTTGAAAACGGAGGAGAATGTTGCAAAGCCAAAGGCGAAGTCAAATGAGCAGGCTGAGAAGGAGAAGCCGAAATCTTTTATTCGCAAGTACTGGATTTATGttgccatattttttttatccttgtCTATATCGAAGCACCTCACGGAGAGTATGCAGCAGGGGGCCAGCAGATGA
- a CDS encoding hypothetical protein (putative): MAQNPWYVQKSKALRTSKLGKIINKFNEEYDHLMYMSKFMNIKNTLERIYHNSELIINKKTFNIVRISCVAQLQPRFLNNVKDGLSVYLSNFMLKANHDVEGFTICFNSIKLKEREPKVINGDSSVMFLKITFNLLLLVLKEDYRIKVQINKIEPLKIHLDVFGIIEATFAEELFKKFSYNSRNNTFIKDNKTYSLNDIINFTIKNVTYSSCGSNVKLIGCI; encoded by the exons ATGGCCCAAAACCCATGGTATGTTCAAAAGTCGAAGGCACTGAGAACGAGCAAATTGGGGAAGATTATTAACAAGTTCAATGAAG AGTACGACCACTTGATGTATATGTCCAAAtttatgaacataaaaaacacGCTGGAGAGAATTTACCATAATTCAGAACTgataattaacaaaaaaacgttCAATATAGTTCGGATAAG CTGTGTCGCCCAATTGCAACCGAGGTTCTTGAACAATGTGAAGGACGGGTTGAGCGTCTACCTTTCCAACTTTATGCTCAA GGCCAATCACGATGTGGAAGGATTCACGATATGCTTCAACAGCATCAAGCTGAAGGAGAGGGAGCCCAAAGTTATTAATGGCGACTCGTCCGTGATGTTCTTGAAGATAACCTTCAATCTTCTGCTTCTGGTGCTGAAGGAGGACTACCGGATAA AGGTccaaattaacaaaatagaaCCCCTAAAGATTCACCTGGACGTTTTTGGGATCATTGAAGCTACCTTCGCGGAGGAACTGTTTAAGAAATTCTCCTACAATTCCAGAAAT AACACCTTCATAAAGGACAACAAGACTTATTCCCTCAACGATATTATTAACTTCACGATAAAGAA CGTTACCTACTCGTCGTGCGGCTCGAATGTGAAGCTCATCGGGTGCATTTAG
- a CDS encoding ribosome releasing factor (putative), whose protein sequence is TVLCYLLLMVPLYNITTTTLCHGFILKSTSKLDAFLICTDKAKKGSSNDRLRRSNFTKRSNTVMFTKNGSNAQRMNHNTVYAHGKKKKKGKNKEAVLQVREIINRQMAPTGNEEEEEADDEEEADEGEEADEWEGAKRKGSSNPRAGQQRNAQQNHRGTVPKGTPGGKNKTADLYLSNNNIKIKASLKEEEQKQQRHERQRQADGVEVGRDTKEELLYNEDPLHNEDPLTEDAPSMEDPPPDDEDEEEEEPVTEEDLDTLNKTCAEKMENVYNYIKKESYRFNLNSISNTMFENERIKINEQNFMIKHISHIRKKDNFFIITPYDPYYVNFIYNHFVKEYKELKFYVKDRSVYAVVPPLSENLKNEIRIKIKEKIEDSKGTLRNVRKQMLTKLEKVRGRIGKDIYFMQKNHIQSLHDQTRKRIEAILNELR, encoded by the coding sequence ACGGTGCTCTGCTACCTCCTCCTGATGGTTCCCCTTTACAACATCACCACCACTACGCTCTGTCACGggttcattttaaaaagcacaTCCAAGTTAGACGCATTTCTAATTTGTACGGACAAGGCAAAGAAGGGGTCCTCTAACGACCGTTTGCGAAGGAGCAACTTCACGAAGAGGAGCAACACTGTAATGTTCActaaaaatggaagcaacGCACAGAGGATGAATCACAACACGGTGTATGCAcatgggaagaagaaaaaaaagggaaaaaataaagaggcGGTACTACAGGTGCGGGAAATTATAAACAGGCAAATGGCGCCCACGGGgaatgaggaggaggaggaagcggacgatgaggaggaagcggacgaaggggaggaagcagaCGAATGGGAGGGGGCGAAACGCAAAGGCTCCTCTAACCCTCGCGCAGGACAACAAAGAAACGCTCAGCAAAACCACAGGGGAACTGTGCCAAAGGGCACAccgggggggaagaacaaaacggCAGACCTGTACCtgagtaataataatatcaaAATAAAGGCGAGCttgaaggaggaggagcagaagcagcagcgGCATGAGCGGCAACGGCAGGCCGACGGTGTTGAAGTGGGCAGGGACACCAAAGAGGAACTCCTCTACAATGAGGACCCCCTCCACAATGAGGACCCCCTCACGGAAGATGCCCCTTCAATGGAAGACCCCCCCCCCGATGATGaggacgaagaggaagaagaacccgTCACAGAAGAAGACCTAGACACCCTAAATAAAACatgcgcagaaaaaatggaaaacgtGTATAACTACATCAAGAAGGAGTCCTATCGATTTAATCTAAATAGCATATCTAACACCATGtttgaaaatgaaagaataaaaataaacgagcaaaattttatgattaaGCATATAAGTCACATTAGGAAgaaggataattttttcattatcacTCCGTACGATCCCTACTACGTTAATTTCATATACAACCACTTCGTGAAGGAGTACAAAGAGCTGAAGTTTTATGTGAAGGACAGGTCGGTGTATGCCGTTGTCCCCCCTCTGTCGGAAAACCTAAAGAACGAaattagaataaaaataaaggaaaagattGAGGACTCCAAGGGGACCTTGCGGAATGTGAGGAAGCAGATGCTGACCAAGCTGGAGAAGGTGCGCGGTCGAATAGGGAAGGACATTTACTTTATGCAGAAGAACCATATACAGAGTCTGCACGACCAGACGCGCAAGCGTATTGAGGCCATCCTCAACGAGCTCCGCTGA
- a CDS encoding acyl carrier protein 4 chloroplast precursor (putative): MMKAILLWFVFVCGVFAFRHSGNNRLCQETGNRKGCLNYRKTQNDNSTERKRGSASSLGSTYDDIKKVISKQLSVEEDKISMESNFTKDLGADSLDIVELIMALEEKFNITISDQDALKISTVQDAIDFIEKNKKSDV; the protein is encoded by the exons ATGATGAAGGCCATACTGCTTTGGTTCGTTTTCGTTTGCGGTGTGTTCG CTTTCCGACACTCGGGGAACAACCGGCTGTGCCAGGAGACGGGCAACCGGAAAGGGTGCCTAAACTACAGGAAAACCCAAAATGATAACAGCACGGAGCGAAAAAGAGGCTCTGCCTCTTCCCTGGGAAGCACATATGATGACATCAAGAAAGTAATTTCCAAGCAGCTGTCAGTGGAGGAGGACAAAATATCAATGGAGTCGAATTTTACGAAG GACCTCGGGGCGGACAGCCTAGACATAGTCGAACTGATCATGGcacttgaagaaaaatttaacataaCGATCTCGGACCAGGATGCTTTGAAGATAAGTACCGTGCAGGATGCGATTGACTTTATtgagaagaataaaaaatcggATGTATGa